One stretch of Roseovarius mucosus DNA includes these proteins:
- the bhcR gene encoding HTH-type transcriptional regulator BhcR: protein MTQTKRARGRPKSQFADSSAGTMQALDRALSVLTAVARQEGVNLTDLSLSLGIPTATTHRILTTLQKRDFVRFDEERQDWTIGIEAYRTGVAYLKRTNLADAGRPVMRRLMEQTGETANLAVPDGAEVVFIGQVETQNPIRAFFPPGSRTPMHASGTGKAILAALPEDRLMALLKGAGLKGFTEETLITPRALFDDLAETRTRGWSFDRNERYDGMSCIGAAIFNDRGEPCAGVSISGPSSRFRDAQISEFGAAVAQAAVQITHLIAGKGVLISETTGSR from the coding sequence ATGACCCAGACCAAGCGCGCGCGCGGCCGCCCGAAATCGCAATTCGCCGATAGCAGCGCCGGCACCATGCAGGCGTTAGACCGGGCGCTGTCCGTGCTGACCGCCGTGGCGCGGCAAGAAGGGGTGAACTTGACGGATCTTTCGCTCAGCCTCGGCATTCCCACCGCCACGACGCATCGCATTCTGACGACCCTGCAAAAGCGCGATTTTGTGCGGTTCGACGAAGAGCGGCAGGATTGGACCATCGGGATCGAAGCCTATCGCACAGGGGTTGCCTATCTCAAGCGGACCAATCTGGCGGATGCGGGCCGCCCGGTGATGCGGCGCTTGATGGAACAGACCGGCGAGACCGCCAATCTGGCAGTACCGGATGGGGCAGAGGTGGTTTTCATCGGTCAGGTCGAGACGCAAAATCCGATCCGCGCCTTCTTTCCCCCCGGATCGCGCACGCCAATGCATGCCTCGGGAACCGGCAAGGCAATTTTGGCAGCCCTACCCGAGGATCGGCTGATGGCGCTTCTCAAGGGCGCGGGCCTCAAGGGATTCACCGAAGAGACCTTGATCACGCCGCGTGCCCTTTTTGATGATCTGGCAGAGACCCGCACGCGCGGCTGGTCGTTTGATCGCAACGAGAGGTATGACGGCATGTCCTGCATCGGCGCCGCGATTTTCAACGATCGTGGAGAGCCATGTGCCGGCGTGTCGATCTCTGGCCCCAGCAGCCGTTTTCGTGATGCCCAGATTTCAGAGTTTGGTGCGGCAGTGGCGCAGGCGGCGGTGCAGATCACCCATCTTATCGCTGGCAAGGGCGTGCTTATTTCTGAAACAACCGGGTCGCGTTAA
- a CDS encoding MurR/RpiR family transcriptional regulator, whose translation MTKPPPTVRDLIRAHYSALTQSERKFAQALLDSYPAAGLASITIVAANAGVSTPTIARMVQKLGFKGYPQFHQALLRELEAKVSGPTQRRANWASEAPATHSLNRFAQAVTQNIEQTFANIDSARFDAAARLLADTDGRLYLVGGRITRALADYAFTHFQAVRGRVTHMTSSSATWPHYVLDMAKGDTLLMFDIRRYETSLMRLAEIATARGVRVVLITDQWMSPISDLATHTFNCWVEIPSAWDSNISTMMLLEALIAAVQEERWPATRERYEELDALFNATRLFQK comes from the coding sequence GTGACCAAGCCCCCGCCAACCGTGCGCGACCTGATCCGCGCGCATTACAGCGCTCTCACTCAATCCGAACGCAAATTCGCGCAGGCGCTGTTGGACAGCTATCCGGCGGCGGGTCTGGCCTCGATCACGATCGTCGCGGCGAATGCGGGCGTGTCCACACCCACCATTGCCCGCATGGTGCAGAAACTGGGATTCAAAGGCTATCCGCAATTCCATCAGGCGCTGCTTCGAGAGTTGGAGGCCAAGGTATCCGGCCCAACCCAACGCCGCGCCAATTGGGCGTCAGAGGCGCCCGCCACCCATTCGCTGAACCGATTTGCGCAGGCGGTCACGCAGAACATCGAACAAACCTTTGCCAATATCGACAGCGCCCGGTTCGATGCGGCGGCGCGCCTTTTGGCCGATACCGACGGGCGGCTCTATCTGGTTGGCGGTCGTATCACGCGGGCGCTGGCCGATTACGCCTTTACCCATTTTCAGGCCGTGCGCGGACGGGTCACGCACATGACCTCGTCCTCCGCCACATGGCCGCATTACGTGCTGGATATGGCCAAGGGCGATACCCTTTTGATGTTCGACATCCGCCGCTATGAAACCAGCCTGATGCGGCTGGCCGAGATTGCCACGGCGCGCGGTGTCCGCGTGGTGTTGATCACGGATCAATGGATGAGCCCGATTTCAGATCTGGCCACCCATACCTTTAACTGCTGGGTCGAAATCCCCTCGGCTTGGGATTCCAATATTTCGACCATGATGCTCCTTGAGGCGTTGATTGCCGCCGTGCAAGAAGAACGCTGGCCCGCCACCCGCGAGCGGTATGAAGAGCTGGATGCCCTGTTTAACGCGACCCGGTTGTTTCAGAAATAA
- the bhcA gene encoding L-aspartate--glyoxylate aminotransferase BhcA — translation MSDQNPVFIPGPTNIPDRLRRAMQVQTQDHRSPAFVNTLAPVLKGCKTVFGTAKGEIITFPASGTGGWEAAITNTLSPGDKVLVARYGMFSHRWIDMCQRHGLDVQIIECPWGSGAPADRFQEALSADKDHSIKAVLVTHNETATGVRSDIAAVRGAMKASNHPALLMVDCVSSLGSMPFEMDTWGVDIAVSGSQKGFMLNTGMAILAVSPKALAMMETAKLPRTFFDFRDMMGANAKGGFPYTPPLQLIYGMAESLNMLFEEGLDNVYARHTRIAEGVRRAVAAWGLKLVAQTPDLYSDTVSAVFVPEGFDSNRLTERVFGTYGMSFGVGLGEMNGRAFRIGHLGSLTESMMLSGLATLEMAMADLNYPVKMGSGVIAAQEYYRATAKPVLAEKAA, via the coding sequence ATGTCAGATCAAAACCCGGTTTTCATCCCCGGCCCCACGAATATCCCCGACCGGCTGCGTCGTGCCATGCAGGTGCAGACACAGGATCACCGCTCGCCCGCGTTCGTTAATACGCTCGCCCCGGTTCTTAAGGGCTGCAAGACCGTCTTTGGCACTGCCAAGGGCGAGATCATCACATTCCCCGCCTCCGGCACCGGCGGTTGGGAAGCGGCAATCACCAACACCCTCAGCCCCGGCGACAAGGTTCTGGTGGCGCGGTATGGCATGTTCAGCCACCGTTGGATCGACATGTGCCAACGTCATGGGTTGGATGTTCAGATCATCGAATGCCCATGGGGCAGCGGCGCGCCTGCCGACCGTTTCCAAGAGGCGCTGAGCGCCGACAAGGATCACAGCATCAAGGCCGTTCTCGTCACCCATAACGAGACCGCGACCGGCGTCCGCTCTGATATCGCTGCCGTTCGTGGCGCGATGAAGGCGTCCAATCATCCGGCGCTTTTGATGGTCGATTGCGTCAGCTCGCTGGGCTCGATGCCCTTCGAGATGGATACATGGGGCGTTGATATCGCGGTCTCGGGTTCGCAAAAGGGCTTCATGCTCAACACCGGGATGGCGATCCTTGCGGTCAGCCCCAAGGCGCTGGCAATGATGGAAACCGCGAAATTGCCGCGCACGTTCTTTGATTTCCGTGATATGATGGGCGCAAATGCCAAAGGCGGCTTTCCGTATACCCCGCCGCTGCAGCTGATCTACGGCATGGCCGAGAGCCTGAACATGCTGTTCGAGGAAGGGCTGGACAATGTCTATGCCCGTCACACCCGGATTGCCGAAGGTGTGCGCCGTGCGGTTGCTGCTTGGGGCTTGAAACTGGTGGCACAGACGCCAGATCTGTACTCTGACACTGTCAGCGCGGTTTTCGTGCCCGAAGGCTTTGACAGCAACCGTCTGACAGAGCGTGTGTTTGGCACTTATGGCATGAGCTTTGGTGTGGGTTTGGGCGAGATGAATGGCCGCGCTTTCCGCATCGGCCATCTCGGGAGCCTGACCGAGTCGATGATGCTTTCTGGTCTGGCGACGCTTGAAATGGCCATGGCGGATCTGAATTACCCCGTTAAAATGGGGTCTGGCGTGATCGCTGCGCAGGAATACTATCGCGCAACCGCCAAGCCTGTTTTGGCCGAAAAGGCCGCGTGA